Proteins from one Nicotiana tabacum cultivar K326 chromosome 23, ASM71507v2, whole genome shotgun sequence genomic window:
- the LOC107776695 gene encoding putative xyloglucan galactosyltransferase GT20: protein MAISVSKKKAKSYKRVEPKELSFFFSSFLAKLFFRVPTIVLILILIFLWSSSTTIISGKVVHICVSSRKLNNLYCISAGTEPNLDTPSSLLNGTSLSILVDQKDTASNIVDVLQKESSPLDIPSPMVNESSTSTNNVVDVLLKESSRLDIPTPMVNESSTSTNNVVDVLLKESSRLDIPTPMVNESSTFTNNVVDVLLKESRPLDTPTPIVNGSSTSTDNVVDVLLQKSSSLDIPISRVNESSTFTPSEKQASTSVSVDSIAGNQILAFRNNMVKSGDEELEMAYNDVEDQLQVHRSWVATSKNHTTCDGRGIYVYELPTKFNKDLVAQCEDMIPWVNLCKYFSNDAMGESIQKLGKGWYQTHQYSLELIFHSRVMNHPCRVYNADEAKLFYVPFYGGLDILRWHFKNVSNDVKDTLGLDLVRWLESQKHWFQKSGNDHVFVLGKISWDFRRSSETKWGSRFLELDEMQNPVKLLIERQPWHVNDIGIPHPTYFHPQSDDDVITWQLRIIKSNRKSLVSFAGAARPGAPENIRSMLINQCTSAKDEECKFLNCNSGKCDQPESIIELFMESEFCLQPPGDSPTRKSVFDSLISGCIPVIFDPFTAYYQYSWHLPEDHRKYSVFIDQEDVRNMKVNVIERLLQIPARERENMRRYIIYELLPGLVYGDPKSKLEKFQDAFSITINNLFERLNKLES, encoded by the coding sequence ATGGCCATTTCTGTGTCAAAGAAGAAAGCTAAGAGTTACAAAAGAGTTGAACCTAAAGAACTTagcttctttttctcttctttcttagCTAAACTTTTCTTTAGAGTACCAACTATAGTCCTCATCTTGATTCTCATCTTCTTATGGTCTTCTTCTACTACCATTATTTCTGGTAAAGTTGTCCATATCTGTGTCTCATCTCGCAAACTCAACAATCTTTATTGCATTTCTGCTGGCACTGAACCTAATCTTGACACCCCGAGTTCGCTTCTCAATGGCACTTCCCTTTCCATTTTAGTTGATCAGAAGGATACAGCATCAAATATTGTCGATGTTCTACAAAAAGAATCTAGTCCTCTTGACATTCCATCGCCAATGGTCAATGAAAGTTCCACATCCACTAATAATGTTGTCGATGTTCTGCTAAAAGAATCTAGTCGTCTTGACATTCCAACGCCAATGGTCAATGAAAGTTCCACATCCACTAATAATGTTGTCGATGTTCTGCTAAAAGAATCTAGTCGTCTTGACATTCCAACGCCAATGGTCAATGAAAGTTCCACATTCACTAATAATGTTGTCGATGTTCTGCTAAAAGAATCTAGACCTCTTGACACTCCAACACCAATAGTCAATGGAAGTTCCACATCTACTGATAATGTTGTTGATGTTCTGCTACAAAAGTCTAGTTCTCTTGACATCCCAATTTCGCGTGTCAATGAGAGTTCCACATTCACTCCTAGTGAGAAACAAGCAAGTACAAGTGTATCTGTTGATTCTATTGCAGGAAATCAAATTCTTGCTTTCAGAAACAACATGGTTAAAAGTGGTGATGAGGAACTAGAAATGGCTTACAATGATGTAGAGGATCAATTGCAGGTGCATCGTTCGTGGGTTGCAACAAGCAAAAATCATACAACATGTGATGGCAGGGGAATTTATGTGTATGAATTACCAACAAAGTTCAACAAAGACTTGGTAGCTCAATGTGAAGATATGATTCCTTGGGTCAATCTCTGCAAGTACTTCAGCAATGATGCAATGGGTGAATCGATACAGAAACTTGGAAAAGGGTGGTACCAAACACATCAGTATTCATTGGAGCTGATATTTCATTCGCGCGTTATGAATCATCCTTGTAGAGTATACAATGCAGATGAAGCTAAGCTATTTTATGTGCCTTTCTATGGTGGATTGGATATCTTGAGATGGCATTTCAAGAATGTCTCGAACGATGTCAAGGATACGTTGGGACTAGACCTTGTAAGATGGCTAGAGTCACAAAAACATTGGTTTCAAAAATCAGGTAATGATCATGTCTTtgttttaggaaaaatttcatggGATTTCAGAAGATCTAGTGAGACAAAATGGGGGAGTAGGTTCTTGGAACTAGATGAAATGCAGAATCCGGTTAAGCTCTTGATTGAACGACAACCTTGGCATGTTAACGACATAGGAATACCTCATCCTACTTATTTCCATCCACAATCGGACGATGATGTAATCACGTGGCAGCTCAGGATCATCAAGTCAAATCGGAAAAGCCTCGTGTCCTTTGCTGGTGCAGCTAGGCCTGGTGCACCAGAGAACATAAGGTCAATGTTGATCAACCAATGCACTTCAGCTAAAGATGAAGAATGCAAATTCTTGAATTGTAACTCAGGTAAATGTGACCAGCCCGAGTCGATAATTGAGCTATTCATGGAATCTGAGTTCTGCTTGCAACCTCCAGGTGATAGTCCAACACGAAAATCAGTTTTCGATTCGTTAATATCAGGTTGTATTCCTGTGATCTTTGATCCCTTTACCGCGTACTATCAATATTCATGGCATTTACCAGAAGATCATAGAAAATACTCAGTTTTCATAGATCAAGAAGATGTGAGAAATATGAAAGTCAATGTTATTGAGAGGCTTCTGCAAATTCCTGCTAGAGAAAGAGAGAACATGAGAAGATACATTATTTATGAGTTGTTACCTGGATTAGTGTACGGAGATCCAAAGTCTAAGCTGGAGAAATTCCAAGATGCATTCTCTATAACTATAAATAATCTGTTTGAAAGATTGAACAAATTGGAATCATGA